GGTCGCTACGAGGGCATCGACCAGCGGGTCGTGGAGGAGGCCGCCACGGCGTACGACGTCCGCGAGATCTCGATAGGCGACTACGTGCTCAACGGGGGAGAGGTGGCCACCCTGGCGATCCTCGAGGCCGTGGTCCGGCTGCTGCCGGGCTTCATGGGCAACCCCGGGTCGCTGGCCGAGGAGTCGCACGAGGACGGCCTCCTGGAGTACCCCGTCTACACCCGGCCCACCACCTGGCGCGGCCGCGAGGTCCCGGCGGTCCTGCTCTCCGGCGACCACGGCGCGATCGCGGCCTGGCGTCGTGCGGAGTCGGTACGACGCACCGTCGCCCGCCGCCCCGACCTCGCCCACCCCGCCGCGCAGCTGGGTCTCGGCGGGGGGCCCGACCTCGAGATCCGCACCGCCACCAGGGCCGACGCCGGAGAGCTCTTCACGCTGACCCGGGCCTGCTGGCTCCAGGAGCTGGAGGCCAACCCGGGAGTCACCATCCCTGCGCTGGAGGAGTCCCTCGACGACCTGGTGCAGAGCCTCACGGCGTGGACGACGCTGGTCGCCCGGGCCGGCGGTCGGCTCGTCGGCGCCTGCCGGGGCCGGCTCGAGGGCGAGGTCTGGGACATCGGACGCGTGATGGTCGCACCCGACCTCCAGGGCCGGGGCCTCGGCCGCCATCTGCTCGAGCTCGCAGAGCAGGCGGCGCCGGCCGGCGCCACGTCGTACCAGCTGTTCACCGGTGCCGGCAGCACCCGCAACATCGCGCTGTACAAGAAGGCCGGCTACCGCCTGCGCGGGCCGGCCCCGGGCGCCGCCGGCGCGGTGCTGATGACCAAGCCGCGCCACGGCTGACGCGCGCCGGGCCGCGCAGGCTCAGAGGTCCTGGCCGACGTCGATCCGGTTGCCGTCGGGGTCGGCCATCACGAAGGTCCGCATCGCATAGTCGGCGTCCCGGATGCCCTTGACGATCCGCACCCCCGCTGCGGTGACCCGCTCGTGCAGCGCGTCGGCGTCGTCGACCATCAGGTGCAGCACGTTGGCGGTGGTCGCCCGGTGCCCGGGCTGGAGGGTCAGGTGGATCTCGGCGTCGTCACGCTCGACGATGACGAAGCCCACGGGGTCGCCGTTGCGGAAGGTCTCGGCCATCCCGAGCACCCCGACGTAGAAGCCGAGCGCGGCGGTCAGGTCCCGGGTCGGCACCGTCGGTGCGGCCCGGCCGAGGCGGTAGGGGCGGGGTGCGGTCATCGTGGTCTCCTCAGCGTGGCCCACCCGGGTGCCCCGACACGGACGGTGCCGCGGCGGGCGGGTGGGGGAGACGGGACGGTGCCCGTGGACGCGGGCAGGATAGCGTCGATCGGCGTACGACGGAGGCCGGCGCGGGCTCGATTCACGGAGCCCACCCCGGCTGTGGCAGACTCAACCCTCGGCCCAGTCGGCCGAAGGACCGCCTCGCCCGCGAGGGGTCTGCGACGCACTCCTGCCACAGGGGGAGTACGACGCCGCCGGCACCCACGACCGGGCCCACAGCCGAACAACCATCATCCGCGGCTGACCTGTGGCACCCGTGAGGAGAGACATGAGCAACGTAGTCACCGACCTGGGCAACGCGTTCAAGCGCGACGACCTCCCGGCCTTCCGTGCCGGCGATACGGTCAAGGTCCACGTGAAGGTCACCGAGGGCGCCCGTTCCCGCGTCCAGATCTTCCAGGGCGTCGTGATCCGGATCCAGGGCTCCGGCATCGGCCGCACCTTCACGGTCCGCAA
This genomic window from Nocardioides cynanchi contains:
- a CDS encoding bleomycin resistance protein, which translates into the protein MTAPRPYRLGRAAPTVPTRDLTAALGFYVGVLGMAETFRNGDPVGFVIVERDDAEIHLTLQPGHRATTANVLHLMVDDADALHERVTAAGVRIVKGIRDADYAMRTFVMADPDGNRIDVGQDL
- the rplS gene encoding 50S ribosomal protein L19, yielding MSNVVTDLGNAFKRDDLPAFRAGDTVKVHVKVTEGARSRVQIFQGVVIRIQGSGIGRTFTVRKVSFGVGVERTFPLHSPIFESIEIVTRGDVRRAKLYYLRNLRGKAAKIKERREA
- a CDS encoding GNAT family N-acetyltransferase: MQSLTAWTTLVARAGGRLVGACRGRLEGEVWDIGRVMVAPDLQGRGLGRHLLELAEQAAPAGATSYQLFTGAGSTRNIALYKKAGYRLRGPAPGAAGAVLMTKPRHG